The Eriocheir sinensis breed Jianghai 21 chromosome 48, ASM2467909v1, whole genome shotgun sequence genomic sequence acaacaacaacaacaacaacaacaacaacaacaacaacagcaacaactgcaacagcaacaacaaaaacaacagccgcAAATTAGTAATCTACAACAGTATCACAAACAGCAACAGTTACTCCTGCAACAACAGCTGCATCAGAAGCAAATGCAGCAGCAGCTGGAAAAGCAACAACTGTGGCAgcaacatcagcagcagcagcaacacaggATGCAGGAGTCGCACCGTCCAAATGCTCAGCACCAAGCCAAGCCACAAACGCAGCCAAAATTACCGCAGCAGGGGACGGTGCTCCCGCCATCACAAATTCGCCAGGCACATCGCCAGGAACCACCTCCACCCAGACCTGTCGCTCCCATGCCggagaagaagagcaaaaggTCAATTCTGAGTGGCATCTTTAGGCGCCGCAAGAAAGGGTCCAACAGCAGCTCCAGCAGTAgttccagcagcagcagcgacagcGAAGAGCCTCCGCAGCGCCGTAGCTTCTTGCGGCGTCgaagcaaaaagaaagagaaaaaagacaccCTCCTGCCACCCTCGCTGCTTCCTGCAGCTGAGGATCGCATAGGCCGCGTTATTCCGGGGTCCGGGGATCTGCATGATGGCGGCGATTTGCGAAGACCTGGGGACAGCGGCTACCGCAGGGTGAGGGTGGTGCCGTCGGGAACAGGAAGCCTAGGAAAGGAGAGTCAGTCTCTCGGCATACCCATTCTGACCCCACAACCTGGCCAGCTCAGCAGGCTCGGAGTGTCAGCGTCGCACGACTCCTTGCCTCTCAGTTTGGGCTCTTGGACCGGGGGTGGATCACACGCCTCCCTCGGCTACTACTCTGGAGGTGGCATGGGCACGCGGAGCTCCAGCACTGACACCATCAGCAAGAAGGAGCGACGCGAGGCCCTGAAGGCGCGCGTGGAACGGCTGCGGGAGAGGATTCGTGACACCAGCTCCGACGATGAGAAGGCGTCTGTATCCTCCCACTCAATGTACGGGAGTGAGTCAAGCCTCAGCAAATCAGGTTCCTTGAGTCGCAGGTCAAGGGCGGCGCGGACTGAACGTTTTTTGAGGCGCAAGTCTTACGAACTCGAAACACTGAGGAACGAGACGGAGAAGGACAGGCGCAACAGGGAGGCGGTGCAGGCCCGGATTGAAGAGATCCAGCGCGTGCGGGAATTTGAGGCGAAGAGAAACAAAttgaatgaggagaggaagaaccagACTGTTGCCAAAACCAAGCCACGTTGGTCGGCCAAGTTAGTCTACCAGGAATCCAGCGAGTACGAGTCGTCTGTCCTGCTTCGAACGCCCTCCGTGAGCCCAGCAGCGAGTCCCCACATGAAGGCCAAGTTTGACGGACACTCGAGGGACGGCGTGGTGATGAGGAACAAGCAGCCGCCCGTTAACACGTCGGTGACGGTCTCGCTAGGGCTGCCGTCTGGCACTCCATCTAGAAGAAGCTTCCAGGACTTTGAAGCACCTGGGAGCAACACTTTCCGGGGTCACCGGAGTGCTTCGTACGACAGCAACATCAATAGGAATTCCTTCGTCATGTATCCACCTCCAGGACCCGCATCTAGCAGTGGACCTACGATGAACAGGTCCGGCCTCACCCCTCCAGCACCCCCGCCTCGCGATAGGAGCAGAATATTGTCACCCTGTGATGGGAGGCCGATGTCGTTCTCGTTCGAGAGCTTGAACCAGGATGCCCAGCGGCCAAACTCTAGCCAGTCCAGCATGAGTAATTTCACCAAAGGTTCGAGTCCTAGCCCCAGCGTACGGTCCGTGCCAGCCTACTTGGGTCCGCGGACCAATGCCCAGGTCCCAGGACCCACGCCTCCACTAGCACCCACCCGTCGCTCTTTCTCTGAGCTAGAGCTGTCGCAGCAACAGCAGTTGGAGGCCAGGAGTGGATTCAACGCCCCGCCTGCTAGACCTGCGCCTCCGGGCGGCTATCCAAACTCACCGTATAGATACACCGACCAACCCCCGAGACCTGCCCAACAAAATCATTATTATCGGCCaacacaacagcagcagcagcagcagcagccgagCCAGCAAGTGCAGTACTACACAGATCAGTCACCTCAGCACACCAAGACTGTACCTATTAGCAGTGTGCCTGCTTCGCCTTCTTCAGACTATTCTTCGTACATGAGTGACAACAGCATCAGGCTGCAGCAAGCCAACACGGCGTGGAGACAAAAAGAACAGGAAATTAAAACCAAAGTTTCTGTGTCGCCGAGCACAGCCCCGCCGGCAGTGAGCGACTCTTCACGTTCAAACAGCCCCAAAGTAGAGAACGGAGTGGCTTCATCCCCAGGCAAAcagttgcagcagcagcagcagcagcagggtgaGGGAATATATGGCATTATTGAAACCAAAAAGCCACGGCCGGCTCCCATCACCATCAAGCAGGCCGAGTCCCTCAGCTCCCTCTCCGGCCAGAGTGACATGTCCAGCCCAGCCCCGCGCGGTCCAGATTCCGACTCCGGCCAGGGCAGCCTGGCACGGGACAAAAAGAAGCTGGCCCAGACTAGGCCACTCTCCATGGTGCTGGAGAAGGCAGAATCCGGGGAAAAGGAGACACCCCCAGGCACCCCGAGGGCCCGGCCGCAGCCCCCTATGAGAGGCGCCTTGCAGCCAGCGTCCCAGGGACGTGAAGCGACGAAGCGTAATAAGCTAGAAGACATTATCAAACACAAATTGGACTTGAAAGCGGAAAAGAGTATAAGTCACAAGGAGTTCGAAAACATCAttcaaaaggagaaagaaaaattgcAGAAGAGCAAGTGTAGCAATTTTGAGGAGGCATTGAAAGAGCTAGAGGAAATCTATGCTAGTCTCAAGCTGGACAGCGAGGATTTGATGGACGGAGCTGAGCGACGCGACCTTCCTGTGCAGCACCAAGCCCTGCGAGGTGAGCCTTTGAGTGACCAAAGGGACCTCGTCAGCGACAGCAACACTTCACTCCAGGATAATGAACGGACTCGCTCGCTGTCGGGGAGGAGATCGGGCGTTCCTGACATGAAAGCTGATGACATGCATTTCCGTAGATGTCAGCAGGGTACCCGCAATCAGCCAGACGTGCAGAAGGCGCTGCAGATGACCGGCAGCTACCTGCTTGTGTCACCTGCCCACGTAACACCATCAGACTTTGACAAAGACCTCCCTAAAGACCCAATGCTGGAAGGGGAACCAGATGTTGTGTATGACGACGTGTCATACAGGAACATCAAGCAGGCCAACTCCATCAAAATCATTGACCCGCAGCCACCATTTGGCATCCCTCTAGGGCCCACCACCCAGGCCTCTCCCAACGACTATCTGCACGTGACTCCCAAAGAAAACTACCGCCCCAAGATGATCTCCAGGAAGCAGCCAGACACCGCCATGGACGATCTAGCCTTCAGGAACCTGAGGAAGGATAAAGGCAACAAAGAAGTCAACACTTCCGAGCTGGACGAGCTTCTGTGTGAGGCTCGGACAGGCTCTCCCAGACGTCGGACGGCTCGCTCCGCCTCGGCCGACAGGGCCCAGGGCCTACGCAGCGATGCTGAGCGGGGACTGAAGCAGCAGACGCCCCGGCAGGTGAAGCAGCATCACGAGGCGCGACGTGTAGGTGGTCAAAAGGAGAGCATGACGGACAGTGAAGCCACGACGGGGCTCAGCCCGGTCAGTGCGCGCCACAACCCCAGTTGGCTGGAACGAGCCCATCTGGTGGACCCCAAGTGGGACATCAGCACCAACAACCTTAGCACCAGCACGGAGACCCTGACGGAGCTGTCATCGGCCCGTGCAGTGTCTCAGCCGGACATCCGTCAAGCCATCATCCGCGAGGCCCGCGCGCCAACGGGAGGCCCTCATGAGCTGACTGACGGGGAGCTGCACCACGTCGTTGTCACCTCCGTGGCCACGCCCGCCACCGTCACGCTGGCCACCATCACCGTGCCCCGCCTCGTCAAGGTGCATACCGTCCACAGCGCTCCGGCCTCGCCTGTCATCCTGGACAGCAAGACCAACCGGCCCATCGAGTCCATCTTCAACAGCAAGCCAAAGCCTTTCTACCTGTCTAATGCTGCCATTGAGCAGCAACCGCAAAGCCCGGAGCGAAAGGAACAGGAACAACAGCAGCCTCAGCCACAGCAGCAGAAGcaggaacagcaacaacaacaacggcagcaGCATAAGCAGGAGACACAGCAACAGCAGAaaccacagcagcagcaggatcAAGTGGACATCGCCAAGCTGGACGCCCTCATCTCCACACTCAGCACTGTGGATGCCCCTGACATTGTTTCTGACGCCTCCGACGCGTCCTCGGAAGGTACAGACATCCCTCCGCCCACAGACTTTGCAGTGAACGAACTGAAAATATCCGAACCCGCCCTTGAAAACGTGCCTGAGCCCCAAACGGTCGCGTCGCTTCCCTCTCGGAAAAGTAGTGTAGATTATGAATACAACAGTGCCAAAGCCAATGTCACGAAGGCCATCAGGCTGTCCATGGCCATGGAGTCTTATAGCAGTGAAGGTAAAGAGGTTTGTTCTCGTAGGCGTAGTGCTGTAGATCTGCCAGTGCGGGAGAGCCTTCCTTCCCCCGACggcacctccatctcttccactaaTATTCTCTCCTTCTTGAGTCTTAACCCGGCGAGTGGCGGCGACGGCGACGCGACGGAGCCGAAGTCTTCTCAGGCCGCCGCGCCTCAGGCCACCCCCGCCAAGGCTTCCACCTGTACTGATAGAGTAGAGTCCATGGTAGTAGTGTCGCAGGAGGTGCATGGTAGAGCCCGACGCTCCCGCTCTGTGCCCACCTCACCGAGGACAGTCGACACAGCGCCTGTGCTGGGTAAGAGCTTTGCTAAACCACTTATTAATGAAGCGGAAGTGTCCACTGACGGTGAGGTGGAGTCCGGCCCGGAGCATGAAGGTGCCACTCCGAACAGTGTCTCTGCCTCCCTCGCCTTGCCCGGGCAAGGTGGTgacaccctctctcttccctcttcctccactgtcGCACCAGACACGGCTCAGTCTCTCTCGGAAAAACAGACGAGCACAAATCAAAATACATTAATTGCATGTGAAACTCAAGCTGTCTCTCAAACCCTTTCCTCTAACGACGCTCGTGCCCGCGCTGCCTGCGAGAATGTTGAGAGCGAGTCAAAGGCTGGGGACGCTGCACCTCCCCCTGCCGCCAAGCTGTCCTCTTCTGCCAAGGCTCCCCCGCCCCCCGTGCgcctctcctcccttccgccTTCCCCGACCCTTCGTGGGGGCTCAGGTCTCCAGCGCCCGTCCGGCCCGCCTTCCCCTGTGTGTGGCGGCGAGGCGAGTCGGG encodes the following:
- the LOC126981473 gene encoding protein split ends-like isoform X4; translation: MVSTLQITLCNNQPTPQWLGRSASCEETNLLGFPSTLTPTCKTTSLSTSSVLRPQAPSGQVPGKPTSTHNSAPTPYSPSAGTRSASWSPVRLKTKPLPDFLKRLSQDSGSGSSSGADQVKGPWARVTASQGAARQPTSTGDGQAAHVSRSIASRWSPAANSDPPKAERSPRPPRRVLGVTVPSAAASATSQEPPPSGTPPQPEWRRLSGGSPSSTRTAVPPSGTNDSPARRITESPGVLQEGLPAGVGQTTVPNVHNSSAPASDQPAEAQPASDRRPSLGKASKQSPTVPRKKLLGDTAWLAGASGSATMPSLRTSSTPWQQRPNRLSSSSLQCFEDSVHSGGGREGVGGGVMEDGGPHTRVAPASSAHRKANSLPGYYSRGGSHHHHHQPSFREAFNTSKSPTPPARSDAAPAAPPRGPTSPRAPRAVAVPSVPSQQMQKQNKQQQQQRQQQLQQQQQQQQQQQQQQQQQQQLQQQQQKQQPQISNLQQYHKQQQLLLQQQLHQKQMQQQLEKQQLWQQHQQQQQHRMQESHRPNAQHQAKPQTQPKLPQQGTVLPPSQIRQAHRQEPPPPRPVAPMPEKKSKRSILSGIFRRRKKGSNSSSSSSSSSSSDSEEPPQRRSFLRRRSKKKEKKDTLLPPSLLPAAEDRIGRVIPGSGDLHDGGDLRRPGDSGYRRVRVVPSGTGSLGKESQSLGIPILTPQPGQLSRLGVSASHDSLPLSLGSWTGGGSHASLGYYSGGGMGTRSSSTDTISKKERREALKARVERLRERIRDTSSDDEKASVSSHSMYGSESSLSKSGSLSRRSRAARTERFLRRKSYELETLRNETEKDRRNREAVQARIEEIQRVREFEAKRNKLNEERKNQTVAKTKPRWSAKLVYQESSEYESSVLLRTPSVSPAASPHMKAKFDGHSRDGVVMRNKQPPVNTSVTVSLGLPSGTPSRRSFQDFEAPGSNTFRGHRSASYDSNINRNSFVMYPPPGPASSSGPTMNRSGLTPPAPPPRDRSRILSPCDGRPMSFSFESLNQDAQRPNSSQSSMSNFTKGSSPSPSVRSVPAYLGPRTNAQVPGPTPPLAPTRRSFSELELSQQQQLEARSGFNAPPARPAPPGGYPNSPYRYTDQPPRPAQQNHYYRPTQQQQQQQQPSQQVQYYTDQSPQHTKTVPISSVPASPSSDYSSYMSDNSIRLQQANTAWRQKEQEIKTKVSVSPSTAPPAVSDSSRSNSPKVENGVASSPGKQLQQQQQQQGEGIYGIIETKKPRPAPITIKQAESLSSLSGQSDMSSPAPRGPDSDSGQGSLARDKKKLAQTRPLSMVLEKAESGEKETPPGTPRARPQPPMRGALQPASQGREATKRNKLEDIIKHKLDLKAEKSISHKEFENIIQKEKEKLQKSKCSNFEEALKELEEIYASLKLDSEDLMDGAERRDLPVQHQALRGEPLSDQRDLVSDSNTSLQDNERTRSLSGRRSGVPDMKADDMHFRRCQQGTRNQPDVQKALQMTGSYLLVSPAHVTPSDFDKDLPKDPMLEGEPDVVYDDVSYRNIKQANSIKIIDPQPPFGIPLGPTTQASPNDYLHVTPKENYRPKMISRKQPDTAMDDLAFRNLRKDKGNKEVNTSELDELLCEARTGSPRRRTARSASADRAQGLRSDAERGLKQQTPRQVKQHHEARRVGGQKESMTDSEATTGLSPVSARHNPSWLERAHLVDPKWDISTNNLSTSTETLTELSSARAVSQPDIRQAIIREARAPTGGPHELTDGELHHVVVTSVATPATVTLATITVPRLVKVHTVHSAPASPVILDSKTNRPIESIFNSKPKPFYLSNAAIEQQPQSPERKEQEQQQPQPQQQKQEQQQQQRQQHKQETQQQQKPQQQQDQVDIAKLDALISTLSTVDAPDIVSDASDASSEGTDIPPPTDFAVNELKISEPALENVPEPQTVASLPSRKSSVDYEYNSAKANVTKAIRLSMAMESYSSEGKEVCSRRRSAVDLPVRESLPSPDGTSISSTNILSFLSLNPASGGDGDATEPKSSQAAAPQATPAKASTCTDRVESMVVVSQEVHGRARRSRSVPTSPRTVDTAPVLGKSFAKPLINEAEVSTDGEVESGPEHEGATPNSVSASLALPGQGGDTLSLPSSSTVAPDTAQSLSEKQTSTNQNTLIACETQAVSQTLSSNDARARAACENVESESKAGDAAPPPAAKLSSSAKAPPPPVRLSSLPPSPTLRGGSGLQRPSGPPSPVCGGEASREQRVRGASEPLQRQVNGASGSESEASDGVVRAGSLPPVQRPPTDSKGLDQSHGLAGAAGPRSCASGVDWPCRN
- the LOC126981473 gene encoding protein split ends-like isoform X1, translated to MVSTLQITLCNNQPTPQWLGRSASCEETNLLGFPSTLTPTCKTTSLSTSSVLRPQAPSGQVPGKPTSTHNSAPTPYSPSAGTRSASWSPVRLKTKPLPDFLKRLSQDSGSGSSSGADQVKGPWARVTASQGAARQPTSTGDGQAAHVSRSIASRWSPAANSDPPKAERSPRPPRRVLGVTVPSAAASATSQEPPPSGTPPQPEWRRLSGGSPSSTRTAVPPSGTNDSPARRITESPGVLQEGLPAGVGQTTVPNVHNSSAPASDQPAEAQPASDRRPSLGKASKQSPTVPRKKLLGDTAWLAGASGSATMPSLRTSSTPWQQRPNRLSSSSLQCFEDSVHSGGGREGVGGGVMEDGGPHTRVAPASSAHRKANSLPGYYSRGGSHHHHHQPSFREAFNTSKSPTPPARSDAAPAAPPRGPTSPRAPRAVAVPSVPSQQMQKQNKQQQQQRQQQLQQQQQQQQQQQQQQQQQQQLQQQQQKQQPQISNLQQYHKQQQLLLQQQLHQKQMQQQLEKQQLWQQHQQQQQHRMQESHRPNAQHQAKPQTQPKLPQQGTVLPPSQIRQAHRQEPPPPRPVAPMPEKKSKRSILSGIFRRRKKGSNSSSSSSSSSSSDSEEPPQRRSFLRRRSKKKEKKDTLLPPSLLPAAEDRIGRVIPGSGDLHDGGDLRRPGDSGYRRVRVVPSGTGSLGKESQSLGIPILTPQPGQLSRLGVSASHDSLPLSLGSWTGGGSHASLGYYSGGGMGTRSSSTDTISKKERREALKARVERLRERIRDTSSDDEKASVSSHSMYGSESSLSKSGSLSRRSRAARTERFLRRKSYELETLRNETEKDRRNREAVQARIEEIQRVREFEAKRNKLNEERKNQTVAKTKPRWSAKLVYQESSEYESSVLLRTPSVSPAASPHMKAKFDGHSRDGVVMRNKQPPVNTSVTVSLGLPSGTPSRRSFQDFEAPGSNTFRGHRSASYDSNINRNSFVMYPPPGPASSSGPTMNRSGLTPPAPPPRDRSRILSPCDGRPMSFSFESLNQDAQRPNSSQSSMSNFTKGSSPSPSVRSVPAYLGPRTNAQVPGPTPPLAPTRRSFSELELSQQQQLEARSGFNAPPARPAPPGGYPNSPYRYTDQPPRPAQQNHYYRPTQQQQQQQQPSQQVQYYTDQSPQHTKTVPISSVPASPSSDYSSYMSDNSIRLQQANTAWRQKEQEIKTKVSVSPSTAPPAVSDSSRSNSPKVENGVASSPGKQLQQQQQQQGEGIYGIIETKKPRPAPITIKQAESLSSLSGQSDMSSPAPRGPDSDSGQGSLARDKKKLAQTRPLSMVLEKAESGEKETPPGTPRARPQPPMRGALQPASQGREATKRNKLEDIIKHKLDLKAEKSISHKEFENIIQKEKEKLQKSKCSNFEEALKELEEIYASLKLDSEDLMDGAERRDLPVQHQALRGEPLSDQRDLVSDSNTSLQDNERTRSLSGRRSGVPDMKADDMHFRRCQQGTRNQPDVQKALQMTGSYLLVSPAHVTPSDFDKDLPKDPMLEGEPDVVYDDVSYRNIKQANSIKIIDPQPPFGIPLGPTTQASPNDYLHVTPKENYRPKMISRKQPDTAMDDLAFRNLRKDKGNKEVNTSELDELLCEARTGSPRRRTARSASADRAQGLRSDAERGLKQQTPRQVKQHHEARRVGGQKESMTDSEATTGLSPVSARHNPSWLERAHLVDPKWDISTNNLSTSTETLTELSSARAVSQPDIRQAIIREARAPTGGPHELTDGELHHVVVTSVATPATVTLATITVPRLVKVHTVHSAPASPVILDSKTNRPIESIFNSKPKPFYLSNAAIEQQPQSPERKEQEQQQPQPQQQKQEQQQQQRQQHKQETQQQQKPQQQQDQVDIAKLDALISTLSTVDAPDIVSDASDASSEGTDIPPPTDFAVNELKISEPALENVPEPQTVASLPSRKSSVDYEYNSAKANVTKAIRLSMAMESYSSEGKEVCSRRRSAVDLPVRESLPSPDGTSISSTNILSFLSLNPASGGDGDATEPKSSQAAAPQATPAKASTCTDRVESMVVVSQEVHGRARRSRSVPTSPRTVDTAPVLGKSFAKPLINEAEVSTDGEVESGPEHEGATPNSVSASLALPGQGGDTLSLPSSSTVAPDTAQSLSEKQTSTNQNTLIACETQAVSQTLSSNDARARAACENVESESKAGDAAPPPAAKLSSSAKAPPPPVRLSSLPPSPTLRGGSGLQRPSGPPSPVCGGEASREQRVRGASEPLQRQVNGASGSESEASDGVVRAGSLPPVQRPPTDSKGLDQSHGLAGAAGPRSCASGKQKMVKLRPLRCDAGERDEEASNPILHHHHQPQQQRLHNHHAEKSRSPVKERGRSEAERRKKERSRERREGEKRPEANTLKEKEKRVRRVEPSRVRVDEREKRRSSREKTPGGGEKRPSPEGDKRKSLDDKEKRERRRKLAERERRRSSKEKSISPEKIQKEEKTTTSKSRREKSADKDNAKRSVPLEKRISTSSSTSSTTSGMVQQKGSSNGDGDEAATGRAELERRERIQRYKDERRKQMAARYGQAEWSSSEESGGGEESYSAYRRRRRRGGKDTNTSSNTDLSTHEAPRVQENGSPPEGRAPRRSLGGSSSEDVVAGMGIRSTRASRLRHAARTSPHASSNNNNSSNNNNNSGNNNNNNVHPASPSSEGVGERGRGEASPDLPPLKRLPDQAEGRMCVDSADSTLSGSDGRGGRRQAGPGADRDKSHKRKSNLNRSTTSEVLPPAPDTLAPALPSDSNGECSFGLVGGVLGWVGL
- the LOC126981473 gene encoding serine/arginine repetitive matrix protein 2-like isoform X2 — encoded protein: MLHCTTLSVHSGGGREGVGGGVMEDGGPHTRVAPASSAHRKANSLPGYYSRGGSHHHHHQPSFREAFNTSKSPTPPARSDAAPAAPPRGPTSPRAPRAVAVPSVPSQQMQKQNKQQQQQRQQQLQQQQQQQQQQQQQQQQQQQLQQQQQKQQPQISNLQQYHKQQQLLLQQQLHQKQMQQQLEKQQLWQQHQQQQQHRMQESHRPNAQHQAKPQTQPKLPQQGTVLPPSQIRQAHRQEPPPPRPVAPMPEKKSKRSILSGIFRRRKKGSNSSSSSSSSSSSDSEEPPQRRSFLRRRSKKKEKKDTLLPPSLLPAAEDRIGRVIPGSGDLHDGGDLRRPGDSGYRRVRVVPSGTGSLGKESQSLGIPILTPQPGQLSRLGVSASHDSLPLSLGSWTGGGSHASLGYYSGGGMGTRSSSTDTISKKERREALKARVERLRERIRDTSSDDEKASVSSHSMYGSESSLSKSGSLSRRSRAARTERFLRRKSYELETLRNETEKDRRNREAVQARIEEIQRVREFEAKRNKLNEERKNQTVAKTKPRWSAKLVYQESSEYESSVLLRTPSVSPAASPHMKAKFDGHSRDGVVMRNKQPPVNTSVTVSLGLPSGTPSRRSFQDFEAPGSNTFRGHRSASYDSNINRNSFVMYPPPGPASSSGPTMNRSGLTPPAPPPRDRSRILSPCDGRPMSFSFESLNQDAQRPNSSQSSMSNFTKGSSPSPSVRSVPAYLGPRTNAQVPGPTPPLAPTRRSFSELELSQQQQLEARSGFNAPPARPAPPGGYPNSPYRYTDQPPRPAQQNHYYRPTQQQQQQQQPSQQVQYYTDQSPQHTKTVPISSVPASPSSDYSSYMSDNSIRLQQANTAWRQKEQEIKTKVSVSPSTAPPAVSDSSRSNSPKVENGVASSPGKQLQQQQQQQGEGIYGIIETKKPRPAPITIKQAESLSSLSGQSDMSSPAPRGPDSDSGQGSLARDKKKLAQTRPLSMVLEKAESGEKETPPGTPRARPQPPMRGALQPASQGREATKRNKLEDIIKHKLDLKAEKSISHKEFENIIQKEKEKLQKSKCSNFEEALKELEEIYASLKLDSEDLMDGAERRDLPVQHQALRGEPLSDQRDLVSDSNTSLQDNERTRSLSGRRSGVPDMKADDMHFRRCQQGTRNQPDVQKALQMTGSYLLVSPAHVTPSDFDKDLPKDPMLEGEPDVVYDDVSYRNIKQANSIKIIDPQPPFGIPLGPTTQASPNDYLHVTPKENYRPKMISRKQPDTAMDDLAFRNLRKDKGNKEVNTSELDELLCEARTGSPRRRTARSASADRAQGLRSDAERGLKQQTPRQVKQHHEARRVGGQKESMTDSEATTGLSPVSARHNPSWLERAHLVDPKWDISTNNLSTSTETLTELSSARAVSQPDIRQAIIREARAPTGGPHELTDGELHHVVVTSVATPATVTLATITVPRLVKVHTVHSAPASPVILDSKTNRPIESIFNSKPKPFYLSNAAIEQQPQSPERKEQEQQQPQPQQQKQEQQQQQRQQHKQETQQQQKPQQQQDQVDIAKLDALISTLSTVDAPDIVSDASDASSEGTDIPPPTDFAVNELKISEPALENVPEPQTVASLPSRKSSVDYEYNSAKANVTKAIRLSMAMESYSSEGKEVCSRRRSAVDLPVRESLPSPDGTSISSTNILSFLSLNPASGGDGDATEPKSSQAAAPQATPAKASTCTDRVESMVVVSQEVHGRARRSRSVPTSPRTVDTAPVLGKSFAKPLINEAEVSTDGEVESGPEHEGATPNSVSASLALPGQGGDTLSLPSSSTVAPDTAQSLSEKQTSTNQNTLIACETQAVSQTLSSNDARARAACENVESESKAGDAAPPPAAKLSSSAKAPPPPVRLSSLPPSPTLRGGSGLQRPSGPPSPVCGGEASREQRVRGASEPLQRQVNGASGSESEASDGVVRAGSLPPVQRPPTDSKGLDQSHGLAGAAGPRSCASGKQKMVKLRPLRCDAGERDEEASNPILHHHHQPQQQRLHNHHAEKSRSPVKERGRSEAERRKKERSRERREGEKRPEANTLKEKEKRVRRVEPSRVRVDEREKRRSSREKTPGGGEKRPSPEGDKRKSLDDKEKRERRRKLAERERRRSSKEKSISPEKIQKEEKTTTSKSRREKSADKDNAKRSVPLEKRISTSSSTSSTTSGMVQQKGSSNGDGDEAATGRAELERRERIQRYKDERRKQMAARYGQAEWSSSEESGGGEESYSAYRRRRRRGGKDTNTSSNTDLSTHEAPRVQENGSPPEGRAPRRSLGGSSSEDVVAGMGIRSTRASRLRHAARTSPHASSNNNNSSNNNNNSGNNNNNNVHPASPSSEGVGERGRGEASPDLPPLKRLPDQAEGRMCVDSADSTLSGSDGRGGRRQAGPGADRDKSHKRKSNLNRSTTSEVLPPAPDTLAPALPSDSNGECSFGLVGGVLGWVGL
- the LOC126981473 gene encoding protein split ends-like isoform X3, which gives rise to MVSTLQITLCNNQPTPQWLGRSASCEETNLLGFPSTLTPTCKTTSLSTSSVLRPQAPSGQVPGKPTSTHNSAPTPYSPSAGTRSASWSPVRLKTKPLPDFLKRLSQDSGSGSSSGADQVKGPWARVTASQGAARQPTSTGDGQAAHVSRSIASRWSPAANSDPPKAERSPRPPRRVLGVTVPSAAASATSQEPPPSGTPPQPEWRRLSGGSPSSTRTAVPPSGTNDSPARRITESPGVLQEGLPAGVGQTTVPNVHNSSAPASDQPAEAQPASDRRPSLGKASKQSPTVPRKKLLGDTAWLAGASGSATMPSLRTSSTPWQQRPNRLSSSSLQCFEDSVHSGGGREGVGGGVMEDGGPHTRVAPASSAHRKANSLPGYYSRGGSHHHHHQPSFREAFNTSKSPTPPARSDAAPAAPPRGPTSPRAPRAVAVPSVPSQQMQKQNKQQQQQRQQQLQQQQQQQQQQQQQQQQQQQLQQQQQKQQPQISNLQQYHKQQQLLLQQQLHQKQMQQQLEKQQLWQQHQQQQQHRMQESHRPNAQHQAKPQTQPKLPQQGTVLPPSQIRQAHRQEPPPPRPVAPMPEKKSKRSILSGIFRRRKKGSNSSSSSSSSSSSDSEEPPQRRSFLRRRSKKKEKKDTLLPPSLLPAAEDRIGRVIPGSGDLHDGGDLRRPGDSGYRRVRVVPSGTGSLGKESQSLGIPILTPQPGQLSRLGVSASHDSLPLSLGSWTGGGSHASLGYYSGGGMGTRSSSTDTISKKERREALKARVERLRERIRDTSSDDEKASVSSHSMYGSESSLSKSGSLSRRSRAARTERFLRRKSYELETLRNETEKDRRNREAVQARIEEIQRVREFEAKRNKLNEERKNQTVAKTKPRWSAKLVYQESSEYESSVLLRTPSVSPAASPHMKAKFDGHSRDGVVMRNKQPPVNTSVTVSLGLPSGTPSRRSFQDFEAPGSNTFRGHRSASYDSNINRNSFVMYPPPGPASSSGPTMNRSGLTPPAPPPRDRSRILSPCDGRPMSFSFESLNQDAQRPNSSQSSMSNFTKGSSPSPSVRSVPAYLGPRTNAQVPGPTPPLAPTRRSFSELELSQQQQLEARSGFNAPPARPAPPGGYPNSPYRYTDQPPRPAQQNHYYRPTQQQQQQQQPSQQVQYYTDQSPQHTKTVPISSVPASPSSDYSSYMSDNSIRLQQANTAWRQKEQEIKTKVSVSPSTAPPAVSDSSRSNSPKVENGVASSPGKQLQQQQQQQGEGIYGIIETKKPRPAPITIKQAESLSSLSGQSDMSSPAPRGPDSDSGQGSLARDKKKLAQTRPLSMVLEKAESGEKETPPGTPRARPQPPMRGALQPASQGREATKRNKLEDIIKHKLDLKAEKSISHKEFENIIQKEKEKLQKSKCSNFEEALKELEEIYASLKLDSEDLMDGAERRDLPVQHQALRGEPLSDQRDLVSDSNTSLQDNERTRSLSGRRSGVPDMKADDMHFRRCQQGTRNQPDVQKALQMTGSYLLVSPAHVTPSDFDKDLPKDPMLEGEPDVVYDDVSYRNIKQANSIKIIDPQPPFGIPLGPTTQASPNDYLHVTPKENYRPKMISRKQPDTAMDDLAFRNLRKDKGNKEVNTSELDELLCEARTGSPRRRTARSASADRAQGLRSDAERGLKQQTPRQVKQHHEARRVGGQKESMTDSEATTGLSPVSARHNPSWLERAHLVDPKWDISTNNLSTSTETLTELSSARAVSQPDIRQAIIREARAPTGGPHELTDGELHHVVVTSVATPATVTLATITVPRLVKVHTVHSAPASPVILDSKTNRPIESIFNSKPKPFYLSNAAIEQQPQSPERKEQEQQQPQPQQQKQEQQQQQRQQHKQETQQQQKPQQQQDQVDIAKLDALISTLSTVDAPDIVSDASDASSEGTDIPPPTDFAVNELKISEPALENVPEPQTVASLPSRKSSVDYEYNSAKANVTKAIRLSMAMESYSSEGKEVCSRRRSAVDLPVRESLPSPDGTSISSTNILSFLSLNPASGGDGDATEPKSSQAAAPQATPAKASTCTDRVESMVVVSQEVHGRARRSRSVPTSPRTVDTAPVLGKSFAKPLINEAEVSTDGEVESGPEHEGATPNSVSASLALPGQGGDTLSLPSSSTVAPDTAQSLSEKQTSTNQNTLIACETQAVSQTLSSNDARARAACENVESESKAGDAAPPPAAKLSSSAKAPPPPVRLSSLPPSPTLRGGSGLQRPSGPPSPVCGGEASREQRVRGASEPLQRQVNGASGSESEASDGVVRAGSLPPVQRPPTDSKGLDQSHGLAGAAGPRSCASGCSQSSPPTASKSHILDPLPPSSQLSFIYLNTSPPRPAM